Proteins encoded together in one Camelina sativa cultivar DH55 chromosome 9, Cs, whole genome shotgun sequence window:
- the LOC104710837 gene encoding PHD finger protein ALFIN-LIKE 3-like, with amino-acid sequence MEGGAAAYNPRTVEEVFKDFKGRRAAIVKALTTDVQEFYQQCDPEKENLCLYGLPNEEWEVNLPAEEVPPELPEPALGINFAREGLSEKEWLSLVAIHSDAWLLSVSFYFGSRFSFHKEERKRLFNMINDVPTIFEVVTGIAKKLSKDKPSTANQSNGNKSKSNSKVRTSDGKSSKTRNVKEEDEGEDEEDEDEHGETLCGACGDSDGADEFWICCDLCEKWFHGKCVKITPARAEHIKQYKCPSCSNKRARA; translated from the exons aTGGAAGGAGGAGCTGCGGCTTACAATCCTCGAACTGTTGAAGAGGTTTTCAAGGATTTCAAAGGTCGTCGTGCTGCCATTGTTAAAGCTCTCACCACCG atGTTCAAGAGTTTTACCAGCAATGTGACCCTG AAAAGGAGAATCTTTGCTTGTATGGGTTACCGAATGAAGAATGGGAAGTGAATTTACCAGCTGAAGAAGTGCCTCCTGAGCTTCCAGAGCCAGCTCTTGGTATTAACTTTGCAAGAGAGGGGCTCTCTGAAAAAGAATGGCTTTCTCTTGTTGCTATTCACAGTGATGCTTGGTTACTCTCCGTTTCCTTTTACTTCGGCTCGAGGTTTTCATTCCACAAGGAAGAGAG GAAGCGCTTGTTCAACATGATCAATGATGTTCCTACTATATTTGAAGTAGTGACTGGAATCGCTAAAAAGCTATCAAAGGACAAGCCATCTACTGCAAACCAAAGCAACGGCAACAAATCCAAGTCCAACTCTAAAGTT AGAACTTCAGATGGCAAAagctcaaagaccaggaatgtAAAAGAGGAggacgaaggagaagatgaagaggatgaggatgaaCATGGCGAGACCCTTTGTGGAGCTTGTGGAGACAGTGATGGCGCTGATGAATTCTGGATCTGTTGCGACCTTTGTGAGAAATGGTTCCATGGCAAGTGTGTGAAGATCACTCCAGCTAGAGCTGAGCATATCAAACAATACAAGTGCCCTTCCTGCAGCAACAAAAGAGCGCGAGCCTAA